A window of the Aquipuribacter hungaricus genome harbors these coding sequences:
- the mraZ gene encoding division/cell wall cluster transcriptional repressor MraZ: MFLGTFSPRLDDKNRLVLPAKWRSAFDGGIVMTRGQERCVFAFPRAAFESLVDELAGAPLTNKDARDYARMLLAGAQDEVPDKQGRVTVAPLLREYAGLSKELAVLGVGRRLEIWDAAAWQDLQATGEQAFSERSTEILPGVL; the protein is encoded by the coding sequence GTGTTCCTCGGGACGTTCTCCCCCCGTCTGGACGACAAGAACCGGCTCGTCCTGCCCGCCAAGTGGAGGTCCGCCTTCGACGGCGGGATCGTCATGACGCGGGGCCAGGAGCGGTGCGTCTTCGCGTTCCCGCGGGCCGCGTTCGAGTCCCTCGTCGACGAGCTGGCCGGGGCGCCGCTGACCAACAAGGACGCGCGGGACTACGCGCGGATGCTGCTGGCCGGCGCCCAGGACGAGGTGCCGGACAAGCAGGGCCGCGTCACGGTCGCCCCGCTGCTGCGCGAGTACGCCGGGCTCAGCAAGGAGCTCGCGGTGCTCGGCGTCGGCCGGCGCCTGGAGATCTGGGACGCCGCGGCCTGGCAGGACCTGCAGGCCACCGGCGAGCAGGCCTTCTCCGAGCGCTCCACCGAGATCCTCCCGGGCGTGCTGTGA